A window of the Virgibacillus pantothenticus genome harbors these coding sequences:
- the phnE gene encoding phosphonate ABC transporter, permease protein PhnE, which produces MVTKQTKPEALRKTPSIYPTKTKLQITIIFFIVLGFYLFSMVWTQREMVGGFGDALANMYTVIEKFFPPNLEVIPKVWGAMAQTIQMAVIATTLAAILTVPLALLSAQNITTFKPLYLITRTLLNILRTIPDLVLAVIFVGLFGVGLLPGILALFIFSLGILAKLISETIEAVDMNPLEAMRASGGNIFQVIYFGLIPQVLPQFTSFVLYVFEINIRASVVLGLVGAGGIGLVLDQQLGFYNYPNAMAIIILIFIVVIVIEFISNKLREALI; this is translated from the coding sequence ATCGTGACCAAACAAACAAAGCCGGAAGCTTTAAGAAAAACGCCTTCCATTTATCCCACAAAGACAAAACTGCAAATTACCATTATTTTCTTTATTGTGCTCGGTTTTTATTTATTCAGTATGGTTTGGACACAGCGGGAAATGGTTGGAGGGTTCGGTGATGCTCTAGCTAATATGTATACCGTTATCGAAAAATTCTTCCCTCCGAACTTGGAAGTTATCCCAAAGGTTTGGGGAGCAATGGCGCAAACTATTCAAATGGCGGTTATTGCTACTACGTTGGCAGCCATATTGACAGTTCCTTTAGCTTTATTATCAGCCCAAAATATAACCACATTTAAACCACTATATTTGATTACGAGAACGTTGTTAAATATCTTGCGTACGATTCCAGATTTAGTACTTGCTGTTATATTCGTTGGCTTATTTGGTGTCGGTCTTTTACCAGGTATTTTAGCATTATTTATTTTTTCCTTAGGGATTTTAGCTAAACTAATTAGTGAAACGATTGAGGCAGTCGATATGAACCCATTAGAAGCAATGCGTGCTTCAGGCGGGAATATTTTTCAAGTCATTTATTTTGGACTCATTCCGCAAGTTTTACCACAATTCACTTCCTTTGTGCTCTATGTATTTGAAATTAACATCCGGGCTTCTGTCGTTTTAGGTTTAGTGGGTGCCGGTGGTATTGGATTAGTTCTCGATCAGCAATTAGGTTTTTATAATTATCCAAACGCAATGGCGATTATTATTTTGATCTTTATTGTAGTCATTGTGATTGAATTCATAAGTAATAAACTAAGGGAGGCTCTAATCTAA
- the phnC gene encoding phosphonate ABC transporter ATP-binding protein: MIEFKNIGLVYPNGTEGLKNINVTINDGEFVVIVGLSGAGKSTFIRSINRLVTPTSGSLSIDNENILDYKGSDLRKLRTRIGMIFQNYNLVKRTNVLKNVLAGRLGHTGTLRSILNLYKKEDIGLAYESLQRVNIGEKIYNRADELSGGQQQRVSIARVLTQQPKYILADEPVASLDPPTSHQVMTYLKKINKEDNITTIVNLHFIDMAMEYADRIIGMRAGEIVFDGPVSDVTEKTFEEIYGRAIREDDLRGGAKES; the protein is encoded by the coding sequence ATGATTGAATTTAAAAACATTGGGCTCGTATACCCAAATGGAACGGAAGGTTTAAAAAACATTAATGTAACGATTAATGACGGTGAATTTGTTGTGATCGTGGGCCTCTCCGGTGCTGGAAAGTCCACATTTATTCGTAGTATTAATCGGCTTGTTACACCTACGAGTGGCAGTTTATCGATAGACAATGAAAATATTCTTGATTACAAAGGCAGCGATCTAAGAAAACTCCGAACTAGAATTGGGATGATTTTCCAAAATTACAACTTAGTTAAACGAACCAACGTTCTTAAAAATGTGTTAGCTGGACGCTTAGGACATACAGGGACACTGCGTTCCATATTAAACTTATATAAAAAAGAGGATATTGGCTTAGCCTATGAAAGTTTACAACGTGTTAATATTGGTGAGAAAATATATAACCGCGCAGATGAATTAAGTGGTGGACAACAACAGCGAGTAAGCATTGCACGTGTGCTTACACAGCAGCCAAAATATATTTTAGCGGACGAGCCTGTTGCTTCTTTAGACCCGCCTACTTCCCATCAAGTAATGACGTATTTAAAGAAAATCAATAAAGAAGACAATATTACAACGATCGTGAACCTTCACTTTATTGATATGGCTATGGAATATGCAGATCGCATTATCGGTATGCGTGCAGGAGAAATCGTATTTGATGGTCCTGTGTCCGATGTGACAGAGAAAACCTTTGAAGAAATTTATGGACGTGCCATACGTGAGGATGACTTACGTGGGGGGGCGAAAGAATCGTGA
- the phnE gene encoding phosphonate ABC transporter, permease protein PhnE: MSTYSSPPKQPKSTFKKIKRILIFLVIAAIYIWTFLGIEIDWGRAFERMANNFDRVIPKLFNPDWTATSEVALKIWETVLIAFAGSLMAAILAIPLGFLAAQNMTRSKILTAIGKWILSAVRAFPDIILAILFVVAVGPNAFAGVLAIAIGSTGMLGKLYSEVIESIDMKVIEAMEANGANKIQILFYGVMPQIIPEFLSYAIYRFEVDIRASSILGIVGAGGIGTMIIFASSNRNWNEMGLILLAIIIVVTIIDFISARIRRKIV; this comes from the coding sequence ATGTCTACCTACTCTTCACCTCCTAAACAGCCGAAATCTACCTTTAAAAAAATAAAACGGATTTTGATCTTCTTAGTGATCGCAGCTATTTATATTTGGACATTTCTTGGTATTGAAATTGATTGGGGTAGAGCTTTTGAGCGGATGGCAAACAACTTCGATCGAGTCATTCCAAAGTTATTCAATCCGGATTGGACTGCAACAAGCGAAGTAGCTTTAAAAATATGGGAAACAGTACTCATTGCTTTTGCAGGTTCCTTAATGGCAGCTATTTTAGCTATCCCACTTGGGTTTTTAGCTGCACAAAACATGACAAGAAGCAAAATATTAACTGCTATCGGAAAATGGATCTTGTCTGCAGTACGTGCTTTCCCTGACATTATTCTAGCGATATTATTCGTTGTAGCAGTTGGACCGAATGCATTTGCTGGAGTCCTGGCAATCGCTATTGGTTCAACTGGCATGCTTGGGAAACTTTACTCAGAAGTTATTGAATCAATTGATATGAAAGTAATCGAAGCAATGGAAGCTAATGGAGCTAATAAAATTCAAATCCTTTTTTATGGTGTTATGCCACAAATCATTCCGGAATTCCTCTCCTACGCGATCTATCGTTTCGAAGTCGATATTAGAGCTTCATCCATTTTGGGTATCGTCGGAGCTGGTGGTATCGGAACAATGATTATTTTTGCTTCCAGCAACAGAAATTGGAATGAAATGGGATTAATTCTATTAGCGATTATTATTGTTGTTACAATTATTGATTTTATCTCCGCGCGTATTCGGCGCAAAATTGTATAG
- a CDS encoding phosphate/phosphite/phosphonate ABC transporter substrate-binding protein yields MKKWYSLFIVLVLALVLVACGKSDDSEGKDKTSGDSGEKGKTPDTLVMGFVPSQDSDTIADTVKPLADRLGEELGIKVQGKVMTNYNALVEAMGSNQVQIGFIPAFGYVLANEQYDVNVILKSVRHGSGTYKAQYVVRADSGIESLKDLEGKVWTYADKGSTSGYLFPAYQMMQEFGYDSGTELESDFFSNTIAAGAHDNAAISVYEGDADVATTFDDVRTELEKEYPDVMDKLKVIEYTDEIPNDTISVTKELDEELVTKIKEAFLSFNDDKEMIKIMNEVYNWDSIDEASDEEYEIVKETYQKFKDDIEL; encoded by the coding sequence ATGAAGAAGTGGTACAGTCTTTTTATCGTCCTTGTCTTAGCACTTGTGCTTGTTGCCTGTGGCAAATCGGATGATTCAGAAGGGAAAGATAAAACAAGTGGCGATAGTGGGGAAAAAGGAAAAACACCAGATACGTTAGTTATGGGTTTTGTTCCTTCCCAAGATTCTGACACCATCGCAGATACAGTAAAGCCATTAGCAGATCGCTTAGGTGAGGAGTTAGGGATCAAAGTTCAAGGTAAAGTTATGACTAACTATAATGCACTTGTAGAAGCAATGGGGTCGAATCAAGTACAGATTGGATTTATCCCTGCTTTTGGTTACGTACTTGCTAACGAACAATACGATGTCAATGTTATTCTTAAGTCTGTTCGTCATGGTTCTGGTACATACAAAGCACAATACGTCGTACGTGCAGATTCCGGTATTGAATCTTTAAAAGACTTAGAAGGTAAAGTGTGGACGTATGCGGACAAAGGCTCTACTTCTGGTTACCTTTTCCCTGCATATCAAATGATGCAAGAATTTGGCTATGATTCTGGTACAGAATTAGAATCTGATTTCTTCAGCAACACGATTGCAGCAGGCGCACACGATAATGCAGCTATTTCTGTATATGAAGGAGATGCGGATGTAGCAACCACTTTTGATGATGTTCGTACAGAGCTGGAAAAAGAATATCCAGATGTAATGGATAAATTAAAAGTCATTGAATATACAGATGAAATTCCGAATGATACGATTTCTGTAACAAAAGAACTGGATGAAGAATTAGTGACAAAAATTAAGGAAGCCTTCCTATCCTTTAATGACGATAAAGAAATGATTAAAATCATGAATGAAGTATATAATTGGGATTCTATCGACGAAGCCTCAGACGAAGAATATGAGATTGTTAAAGAAACATATCAAAAATTCAAAGATGATATTGAACTATAA